Proteins found in one Geomonas subterranea genomic segment:
- a CDS encoding aspartate aminotransferase family protein, whose product MTEDDRLVQRALAVIAPPAHHYYPITIAHGRGTEVVSKDGRRFLDFSSGLAVLNLGHNHPKVIEAVTSQVGHYLHGGGIYYSEATVAAAEELTSVTPHGLDMLFFGNSGAEAVEGALKLTRYTSGRQTIIACTGGFHGRTMGALSLTSSSSAYRRRYHPLLPSVYHVSYPACFICSCGMNAEACGGKCLEEIDRLFQRQVPPEEVAAIIIEPFLGEGGYYPAPRTYLKGLRKICDQYGILLVFDEVQSGIGRTGKWFCCEHAGVQPDIIVTAKAVASGLPLGAVVASRELMSKWDSPSHGSTFGGNPVSCAAAVATLQVIKEEGLLEAARVTGARMMSYLQEVAMHNPSVGEVRGMGCMVGVEFVDEVGAADGRLCQNLIDECLAKGLILIGCGLKRNVVRLIPPLNVSDAELKEALGIFSDALVELTSKRKG is encoded by the coding sequence ATGACTGAAGACGACAGGTTGGTTCAAAGGGCATTGGCGGTCATCGCGCCACCGGCGCATCACTACTACCCGATCACCATCGCCCACGGCAGGGGAACCGAGGTCGTATCCAAAGATGGCAGGCGCTTTCTTGACTTCTCCTCCGGGCTCGCGGTGCTGAACCTTGGGCACAACCATCCCAAGGTCATCGAGGCCGTCACCAGTCAGGTGGGCCATTACCTCCATGGCGGCGGCATCTACTACAGCGAAGCGACGGTCGCCGCTGCCGAGGAGCTGACCTCGGTCACGCCCCACGGGCTGGACATGCTTTTCTTCGGCAACTCGGGTGCCGAGGCGGTCGAGGGCGCCTTGAAACTGACGCGGTACACCAGTGGTCGCCAGACCATCATCGCCTGCACAGGCGGCTTCCACGGCCGCACCATGGGTGCCCTGTCCCTTACCAGCAGCTCCTCCGCGTACCGCCGGCGCTACCACCCGCTGCTCCCCTCCGTGTACCACGTCAGCTATCCTGCCTGCTTCATCTGCTCGTGCGGGATGAACGCCGAGGCGTGCGGCGGGAAATGCCTCGAGGAGATCGACCGGCTCTTCCAGCGCCAGGTTCCCCCCGAGGAGGTCGCCGCCATCATCATCGAGCCTTTCCTGGGTGAAGGGGGCTACTACCCGGCACCAAGGACGTACCTGAAAGGGCTACGCAAGATCTGCGACCAGTACGGCATCCTCCTCGTCTTTGACGAGGTGCAGTCCGGAATCGGCCGGACCGGGAAGTGGTTCTGCTGCGAACATGCCGGGGTACAGCCGGACATCATCGTGACCGCCAAAGCGGTGGCTTCGGGTTTGCCGCTGGGGGCGGTGGTGGCTTCCAGAGAGCTCATGTCGAAATGGGACTCCCCCTCCCACGGTTCCACGTTCGGAGGCAATCCCGTCTCCTGCGCGGCAGCGGTCGCGACCCTTCAGGTGATCAAGGAAGAGGGGCTCCTGGAGGCGGCCCGTGTGACTGGCGCCAGGATGATGTCCTACCTGCAGGAGGTGGCCATGCACAACCCGAGCGTCGGCGAGGTCAGGGGAATGGGGTGCATGGTGGGCGTGGAGTTCGTGGACGAGGTGGGTGCTGCTGACGGCAGGCTTTGCCAGAACCTGATCGATGAGTGCCTGGCGAAAGGGTTGATCCTGATCGGCTGCGGCCTGAAACGCAACGTGGTCCGTCTGATACCCCCCCTGAATGTGAGCGATGCGGAACTGAAGGAGGCTTTGGGGATCTTTTCGGACGCGCTGGTCGAGTTGACCAGCAAGAGGAAAGGTTAG
- the hypE gene encoding hydrogenase expression/formation protein HypE: MNNDLILLGHGSGGRLSHQLLDELIIPQLSSVPVAGQNDAALLNIGGIKLAFSTDSYVVDPVFFPGGNIGDLAINGTVNDLAMMGARPLCLSVGFILEEGFSKAELSRILASMREAADAAGVAIVTGDTKVVPKGKGDRIFINTSGIGAVEHNLQIDGASACVGDKIIVNGCIGDHGIAVLSAREGLEIDSGIQTDSAALNGMVATLLPLGSALHVLRDPTRGGVATTLKEIALQSGVTITLDEKSLPINPGVKGVCSILGLDPLYVANEGKLLAFVAPDRAEEALAVMHRHPLGKDAAIIGEVTGTSAGKVQMETMVGGVRGVEMLAGEQLPRIC, encoded by the coding sequence TTGAATAACGACCTCATCCTCCTGGGCCACGGCAGCGGCGGGAGGCTTTCGCACCAGCTCCTCGATGAGCTGATCATCCCGCAGCTCTCCAGCGTGCCGGTGGCCGGGCAAAACGACGCCGCCCTCCTCAACATCGGCGGCATCAAGCTTGCCTTCAGCACCGACTCCTACGTGGTCGACCCGGTCTTCTTCCCCGGCGGCAACATCGGCGACCTCGCCATCAACGGCACCGTCAACGACCTTGCCATGATGGGGGCGCGCCCCTTGTGCCTCTCGGTCGGCTTCATCCTGGAGGAGGGTTTTTCCAAGGCCGAACTTTCCAGGATCCTCGCCTCGATGCGCGAAGCGGCGGACGCCGCCGGGGTCGCCATCGTCACCGGCGACACCAAGGTGGTACCGAAAGGGAAGGGGGACCGCATCTTCATCAACACCTCGGGGATCGGGGCCGTAGAGCACAACCTGCAGATCGACGGCGCCTCGGCATGCGTGGGCGACAAGATCATCGTCAACGGCTGTATCGGCGACCACGGCATCGCGGTTCTCTCGGCCCGTGAGGGGCTGGAGATAGACAGCGGCATCCAGACGGATTCGGCCGCGCTGAACGGGATGGTGGCAACCCTCTTGCCGCTGGGCAGCGCGCTGCACGTGCTGCGCGACCCCACCCGAGGCGGCGTGGCAACGACCTTGAAGGAGATAGCCTTGCAGTCCGGCGTGACCATCACCCTGGATGAAAAGAGCCTCCCCATCAACCCGGGGGTCAAGGGGGTATGCTCCATCCTCGGGCTCGACCCGCTCTACGTGGCAAACGAGGGGAAATTGCTGGCATTCGTGGCGCCGGACCGGGCCGAGGAGGCCCTGGCGGTGATGCACCGGCACCCGCTGGGAAAGGACGCCGCCATCATCGGCGAGGTCACCGGGACCTCCGCCGGCAAGGTTCAGATGGAAACCATGGTTGGAGGCGTGAGGGGAGTGGAGATGCTGGCGGGTGAGCAGCTTCCCCGCATCTGTTGA
- a CDS encoding acetoin utilization protein AcuC → MSRKTALIACTDLSGYCYGEQHPFKVQRYRLARDLMAAYGLLNLPAMTEVSPRPVSEPQLLGAHSPEYLERLREFSAAGEPRADFRYGLGDIENPVFPGVYEWACLGVSGTLEAARLVAEEGFAAAFNPLGGYHHAQAARASGFSYLNDAVVAINYLLEQGKTVVYLDLDAHHGDGVQNAFYGDDRVLTISLHESGVYFFPGTGFENETGEGAGRGYSVNLPLLAHTDDALFMKAFDEVAFPLIAAFDPDVLFTQLGADTFRTDPLTRLEVTTHAYSYIMRKLRALEIPWVAVGGGGYDLMNVARAWTIAWGIMNDRELSPRLPAPFVELISQLGYPHRMLLDAMHWAEEGDRNRALDAVEKSIAYVREHIFPVLIGDYGKRHRT, encoded by the coding sequence TTGTCGCGCAAGACCGCACTCATCGCCTGTACCGACCTGTCCGGGTACTGCTACGGGGAGCAGCACCCGTTCAAGGTGCAGCGCTACCGCCTGGCGCGCGACCTGATGGCGGCCTACGGACTGCTGAACCTCCCGGCCATGACGGAGGTGAGTCCCCGCCCGGTGAGCGAGCCGCAATTGCTGGGCGCCCATTCCCCCGAATACCTGGAGCGGCTGAGGGAATTCAGCGCGGCGGGGGAGCCCAGGGCCGATTTCCGCTACGGACTTGGCGACATCGAGAACCCGGTATTTCCCGGCGTCTACGAGTGGGCCTGCCTGGGGGTCTCGGGGACCCTGGAAGCGGCGCGACTGGTTGCCGAGGAAGGTTTCGCGGCCGCCTTCAACCCCCTGGGAGGGTATCACCACGCCCAGGCCGCCCGCGCCTCCGGCTTCTCTTACCTGAACGACGCAGTGGTCGCCATCAACTACCTCCTGGAGCAGGGGAAGACGGTCGTCTACCTGGACCTGGATGCCCACCATGGCGACGGGGTCCAGAACGCCTTCTACGGCGACGACCGGGTGCTGACCATCTCGCTGCACGAGAGCGGCGTCTACTTCTTTCCGGGGACGGGTTTTGAGAACGAGACCGGGGAGGGGGCGGGACGCGGCTATTCGGTCAACCTTCCCCTTCTGGCCCACACCGACGACGCTTTGTTCATGAAGGCCTTCGACGAGGTGGCCTTCCCCCTGATCGCGGCCTTCGATCCCGACGTCCTCTTCACCCAGCTCGGCGCCGATACCTTCAGGACCGATCCCCTCACGCGTCTGGAGGTGACCACGCACGCCTACTCCTATATAATGAGAAAGCTGCGCGCCCTGGAGATCCCGTGGGTGGCGGTGGGGGGCGGGGGGTACGACCTGATGAACGTGGCCAGGGCCTGGACCATCGCCTGGGGCATCATGAACGACCGGGAGCTTTCCCCGCGGTTACCGGCCCCCTTTGTCGAATTGATCTCGCAGCTTGGCTACCCGCACCGGATGCTCCTCGACGCCATGCACTGGGCGGAGGAGGGCGACCGCAACCGGGCGCTCGACGCGGTGGAGAAAAGCATCGCCTACGTGCGCGAGCACATCTTCCCGGTTCTGATCGGCGACTATGGCAAACGACACCGGACATGA
- a CDS encoding response regulator, producing MKIPLGQLLVRSGIITVKTLDRALARQQSCSMRLGGVLLEMGVITDEELLEALGQQSGLDTVQRIPQDHFSPELLSLVPGELALAKQVFPLRQQDGVLIVAVEDPLDKEALGQLERCSSRRIVQLLATPEEIRNAVKQYYRQARALAQMKILLVDDPAAVNCDVEGALKKEGYQVFIARDGVEGLRIAFSQKPDLILCDAGASRMDGYALMRAVKANPASAGTPMILLTSKASPEEEHRALKAGFHDFIAKPVMTLRVVSRVKRAFEIMDKGREPQAAPPA from the coding sequence ATGAAGATACCCTTGGGACAGTTGCTGGTTCGCTCCGGCATCATAACGGTAAAGACACTGGACCGGGCCCTCGCGCGGCAGCAGAGCTGCAGCATGAGGCTTGGCGGTGTGCTCCTGGAAATGGGGGTGATTACCGATGAGGAACTGCTCGAGGCGCTGGGCCAGCAGTCGGGACTCGATACGGTGCAGAGAATCCCGCAAGATCACTTCTCGCCCGAGCTTCTGTCCCTGGTTCCGGGCGAACTCGCCCTGGCGAAGCAGGTGTTTCCGCTCAGGCAGCAGGACGGCGTGCTGATCGTCGCGGTGGAGGACCCGCTGGACAAAGAGGCGCTGGGGCAGCTGGAGCGCTGCAGCTCTCGGCGGATCGTCCAGCTGTTGGCCACTCCGGAAGAGATCCGCAACGCGGTGAAGCAGTACTACCGCCAGGCCCGGGCGCTGGCTCAAATGAAGATCCTGCTGGTGGACGACCCGGCGGCCGTGAACTGCGATGTGGAAGGGGCTCTCAAGAAGGAGGGATACCAGGTTTTCATCGCGCGGGACGGGGTTGAAGGGTTACGGATAGCCTTCTCGCAGAAGCCTGACCTGATTCTTTGCGACGCCGGCGCGTCGAGGATGGACGGCTACGCCTTGATGCGTGCCGTCAAGGCCAATCCCGCCAGCGCGGGGACGCCGATGATCCTGCTCACCTCCAAGGCGTCCCCGGAGGAGGAGCACCGCGCGCTCAAGGCGGGGTTCCACGATTTCATCGCCAAGCCGGTCATGACCCTCCGCGTGGTGTCGCGCGTGAAGCGCGCCTTTGAGATCATGGATAAGGGACGTGAGCCCCAGGCCGCTCCCCCGGCCTGA
- a CDS encoding ammonium transporter, translating into MNGMSTMTTLANSSDVLFLMLGAVMVFAMHAGFAFLEVGTVRQKNQVNAFVKILTDWSVSTVVYFLIGFPIAYGITFLKPVKELLGPNQGYDITHYFFLLCFAACIPAIISGGIAERAKFWPQVVAGAIFAGLTYPLFESLIWGQNCSALQGIFKQFGGAEFHDYAGSVVVHSIGGWLALPAVLILGPRMSRYIKGKSHPIPISNIPFLALGSWILAIGWFGFNVMSAGHLDKISGIVAVNSLMAMVGGVLAALIAGRNDPGFVHNGALAGLIAVCAGSDIMHPVFAFVTGAIASVIFVYGFHIEQEKLKIDDVLGVWPLHGVIGSWGGIAAGIFGHEALGGLGGVTFVSQLMGSLSAIVFALVNGFVVYGILAKTVGIRLSQEDEFAGADISIHSIGAYPEQHIR; encoded by the coding sequence ATGAACGGGATGTCGACGATGACGACACTGGCCAACAGCAGCGATGTACTTTTCCTGATGCTCGGCGCGGTCATGGTATTCGCCATGCACGCCGGATTCGCCTTTCTCGAAGTGGGAACGGTACGTCAGAAAAACCAGGTTAACGCCTTCGTGAAAATCCTGACCGACTGGTCGGTATCCACCGTGGTCTACTTCCTCATCGGTTTCCCCATCGCCTACGGCATCACCTTCCTCAAGCCGGTGAAGGAGCTCCTCGGGCCCAACCAGGGGTATGACATCACCCACTACTTCTTCCTGCTCTGCTTCGCAGCCTGCATCCCGGCCATCATCTCCGGCGGCATCGCCGAGCGCGCCAAGTTCTGGCCCCAGGTGGTGGCGGGCGCCATATTCGCCGGGCTCACCTACCCCCTGTTCGAATCGCTCATCTGGGGGCAGAACTGCTCCGCGCTGCAGGGGATCTTCAAGCAGTTCGGCGGCGCCGAGTTCCACGACTACGCCGGTTCCGTCGTGGTGCACTCCATCGGCGGCTGGCTGGCACTCCCCGCCGTCCTGATCCTCGGGCCTCGCATGTCCCGCTACATCAAAGGGAAGTCCCACCCGATCCCGATCAGCAACATCCCCTTCCTGGCCCTGGGCTCATGGATCCTCGCTATCGGGTGGTTCGGCTTCAACGTGATGAGCGCCGGGCACCTGGACAAGATCTCCGGCATCGTCGCGGTCAACTCCCTGATGGCCATGGTGGGCGGGGTCCTGGCGGCCCTCATCGCCGGCAGAAACGACCCGGGCTTCGTGCACAACGGCGCACTCGCCGGCCTCATCGCCGTCTGCGCCGGCTCGGACATCATGCATCCCGTCTTCGCCTTCGTCACCGGCGCCATCGCCTCGGTCATCTTCGTGTACGGCTTCCACATCGAGCAGGAGAAATTGAAGATAGACGACGTCCTCGGCGTCTGGCCGCTGCACGGGGTGATCGGCTCCTGGGGGGGGATCGCCGCCGGCATCTTCGGACACGAGGCGCTGGGCGGCCTGGGGGGCGTAACCTTCGTTTCCCAGCTCATGGGTTCGCTGTCGGCCATCGTCTTCGCCCTGGTCAACGGCTTCGTGGTCTACGGCATCCTCGCCAAAACCGTGGGGATCAGGCTGAGCCAGGAGGATGAATTCGCCGGCGCGGACATCTCCATCCACAGCATCGGCGCTTACCCGGAGCAGCATATCCGCTGA
- a CDS encoding HypC/HybG/HupF family hydrogenase formation chaperone, protein MCVGVPMQVISIDGDFAMTEIDGVKREASLMMLDQEIKVGDFVIVHAGFAISKLDEEDAKATLELMREVYSPELMG, encoded by the coding sequence ATGTGCGTAGGTGTACCGATGCAGGTGATCAGCATTGACGGCGATTTCGCCATGACCGAGATCGACGGCGTGAAGCGCGAGGCAAGCCTCATGATGCTGGACCAGGAGATTAAGGTCGGCGATTTCGTCATCGTTCACGCCGGCTTCGCTATCTCCAAGCTGGACGAGGAAGATGCCAAAGCCACGCTGGAACTGATGCGTGAAGTTTACTCGCCGGAGTTGATGGGATGA
- a CDS encoding PilZ domain-containing protein, with translation MYKEKRNFARLALHAKANIHQGDRTIEGEVENLSMKGVFVTVARKLELNDMVAVTIYHTLTPQVLCDLKAKVVRITDQGMGLQFERTLLD, from the coding sequence ATGTACAAGGAAAAAAGAAACTTCGCCAGACTGGCCTTACATGCGAAAGCGAACATTCACCAGGGGGATCGCACCATCGAGGGAGAGGTCGAAAACCTCAGTATGAAGGGGGTGTTCGTTACGGTGGCACGGAAGCTCGAACTTAACGATATGGTAGCCGTGACCATTTACCACACGCTGACCCCGCAAGTGCTCTGCGACTTGAAGGCGAAGGTGGTAAGGATCACCGACCAGGGGATGGGACTTCAATTTGAAAGGACCCTTCTCGACTGA
- the hypD gene encoding hydrogenase formation protein HypD: MNYSDSFRDKELVQGLARRIAGMTKGLSKPLVFMEVCGTHTMAIYQFGLRSLLPPEVKLISGPGCPVCVTPNSYLDRAIALCRLPDVIITSFGDMLRVPGSSSSLMEERAKGADIRVVYSPLDAVQLAAKNPAKRVVFLGVGFETTAPTVAGSILAAKAQGVSNYFVLASHKTMPQPMAILSADPDLQVDGYICPAHVSAIIGADAYRFLCEEYKVPCVVTGFEPTDVLQGVELLVRQALAGESKVEIQYSRVVRWEGNAKAQAMLADVFTPFDAPWRGIGVLPGSGLRIADKYAGFDAELAIPVQVEELKEHKGCLCGEILKGKVSPFDCPLFGGKCTPESPVGACMVSSEGTCAAAFKYGR, encoded by the coding sequence ATGAACTACTCGGACAGCTTTCGCGACAAGGAATTGGTGCAGGGGCTGGCACGGCGCATCGCCGGGATGACCAAGGGCTTGAGCAAGCCCCTGGTCTTCATGGAAGTCTGCGGCACGCACACCATGGCGATCTACCAGTTCGGCCTGAGAAGCCTCCTCCCGCCGGAGGTGAAACTCATCTCCGGCCCGGGGTGCCCGGTCTGCGTCACCCCGAACAGCTACCTGGACCGCGCCATCGCCCTGTGCCGTCTCCCCGACGTGATCATCACCAGCTTCGGCGACATGCTCCGCGTGCCCGGTTCCAGCTCGTCTCTCATGGAAGAGCGGGCCAAGGGGGCTGACATCCGCGTGGTGTACTCGCCTCTGGATGCCGTGCAACTCGCCGCCAAGAACCCGGCCAAGCGCGTGGTGTTCCTCGGTGTCGGCTTCGAGACCACTGCCCCGACCGTCGCCGGTAGCATCCTGGCGGCCAAGGCGCAGGGGGTGAGCAACTACTTCGTGCTCGCCTCGCACAAGACCATGCCGCAGCCGATGGCCATCCTCTCCGCCGATCCTGATTTGCAGGTTGACGGCTACATCTGCCCGGCTCACGTCAGCGCCATCATCGGTGCCGACGCCTACCGTTTCCTGTGCGAGGAGTACAAGGTCCCCTGCGTGGTGACCGGTTTCGAGCCGACCGACGTGCTGCAGGGCGTGGAACTGCTGGTGCGCCAGGCGCTGGCAGGCGAGAGCAAGGTGGAGATCCAGTACTCGCGCGTGGTGCGCTGGGAAGGAAACGCCAAGGCGCAGGCGATGCTGGCCGACGTCTTCACCCCCTTTGACGCCCCGTGGCGCGGCATCGGCGTGCTCCCCGGCAGCGGCCTGAGGATCGCCGACAAGTATGCCGGCTTCGACGCGGAGCTGGCCATCCCGGTGCAGGTGGAGGAGCTCAAGGAGCACAAGGGGTGCCTGTGCGGCGAGATACTGAAGGGGAAGGTTTCCCCCTTCGACTGCCCCCTCTTCGGCGGCAAGTGCACCCCCGAGTCCCCGGTTGGCGCCTGCATGGTCTCCTCCGAGGGGACCTGCGCGGCCGCCTTCAAGTACGGGCGCTAG